In uncultured Fibrobacter sp., the following proteins share a genomic window:
- a CDS encoding endonuclease/exonuclease/phosphatase family protein: MIKQIAIFFVLLLCIPFVSYGVELRYASWNIRWEDPRDVENGDAWEKRKEPIANVIKYHDFDIVGLQEGSPYRLKQLMELLPEYDIILSDTMEYNPIIIKKGLFTVVDYGRFYLSKTPEKKSKSWDSKHARYCTWAKLKFQQDFLYIFNVHFDYHGKDAQAESAKLMSRKIYSMAGNTPFIFAGDLNFTSTSKSYKNLETSVMVDAQKIAEFTSTPNGSYNHFDPSRFGIWQLDHIFVAPGTKVKRFGILNETYYDGEKFRYPSDHSPVTIRFELSGEKY, translated from the coding sequence ATGATTAAGCAAATCGCCATTTTTTTCGTTCTCCTTTTATGCATTCCGTTTGTTTCTTACGGAGTGGAGCTTCGTTACGCCTCTTGGAACATCCGCTGGGAAGACCCCAGGGATGTCGAAAACGGCGATGCATGGGAAAAGCGGAAAGAACCCATCGCGAACGTCATCAAATATCACGACTTTGACATTGTCGGCCTTCAGGAGGGCAGTCCCTACCGCTTAAAACAGTTAATGGAACTTCTTCCTGAGTATGACATCATCCTTTCCGACACCATGGAATACAACCCCATTATTATAAAGAAAGGATTATTCACCGTTGTCGACTACGGAAGGTTCTATCTGTCGAAAACACCCGAAAAAAAAAGCAAGAGTTGGGATTCCAAACATGCCCGCTACTGCACCTGGGCGAAACTTAAATTTCAACAGGATTTTCTGTACATTTTCAATGTTCACTTTGACTACCATGGCAAAGATGCTCAAGCCGAAAGCGCAAAGTTGATGAGTCGGAAAATCTACTCCATGGCAGGAAACACGCCATTCATCTTTGCCGGAGACTTGAATTTCACTTCAACATCAAAATCGTACAAAAACCTGGAAACCTCTGTCATGGTCGACGCACAAAAGATCGCCGAATTTACAAGCACACCCAACGGCAGTTACAACCACTTCGACCCATCACGTTTCGGCATTTGGCAGCTCGACCACATATTCGTCGCCCCAGGTACAAAGGTCAAGCGTTTCGGAATACTCAACGAGACCTATTACGACGGAGAAAAGTTTCGCTACCCCTCCGATCATTCCCCCGTTACAATCCGCTTTGAACTAAGCGGGGAAAAATATTA
- a CDS encoding putative nucleotide-diphospho-sugar transferase, which produces MTFVYVLVSNEKDTYYEQTMISASSLLAHNKGAQVVILVDQGTAATFTGKRTYHNKIDIQICEIQVPEEYNNRDRSRFLKTTMYHYIDEDFLFIDGDTLVCEELKSDFSEDISIGMVLDRHQKISEGSYQNFYEERSKPLHWSAGYQDLHFNSGVIWVKKSPAAQKFFDEWHKLWKETLEKYSVVYDQTALNEVNVRQGGIVKEIDGTWNCQVTRRSSFLKHLNCAKIMHYYASFGLTCFDLADKNIQKSILEKTHEKLDAILANPKIAFSSVQDVNADLISVKVQRTAFYRTIVFMYKRLKPIYRTIDKICGLIIRK; this is translated from the coding sequence ATGACTTTCGTCTACGTACTCGTCAGCAATGAAAAAGACACTTATTATGAACAGACCATGATAAGTGCGTCTAGCCTGCTTGCGCACAATAAAGGAGCCCAGGTCGTGATTCTCGTTGACCAAGGTACTGCGGCAACATTCACGGGAAAAAGAACCTATCACAATAAAATTGACATACAAATCTGCGAAATCCAGGTTCCCGAAGAGTACAACAACCGCGACCGTTCCCGTTTTTTAAAGACCACGATGTACCATTACATCGACGAAGACTTTCTCTTTATCGACGGGGACACGCTTGTATGCGAAGAACTGAAGTCCGACTTTAGCGAAGATATATCTATCGGAATGGTACTTGACCGTCACCAGAAAATTTCTGAAGGCAGCTATCAGAATTTCTACGAAGAACGTTCCAAGCCTTTGCACTGGAGTGCCGGATACCAGGACTTACATTTCAACAGTGGCGTCATCTGGGTCAAAAAATCTCCCGCTGCCCAAAAGTTCTTTGACGAATGGCACAAGCTGTGGAAAGAAACGCTTGAAAAGTATTCTGTCGTTTATGACCAGACCGCACTCAACGAGGTCAACGTCCGCCAAGGTGGCATCGTGAAAGAAATAGACGGCACCTGGAATTGCCAGGTGACGCGCAGGTCTTCATTCCTCAAACATCTAAACTGCGCAAAGATCATGCATTACTATGCAAGCTTTGGCCTCACCTGCTTTGACCTTGCGGACAAAAACATTCAAAAAAGCATTCTCGAAAAGACTCACGAAAAACTGGATGCCATCTTGGCAAACCCCAAAATCGCATTCAGCTCCGTACAAGACGTAAACGCAGACCTGATTTCGGTCAAAGTCCAAAGGACAGCTTTCTACAGGACGATCGTATTCATGTACAAGCGTCTGAAACCGATTTACCGAACCATCGACAAAATTTGCGGGCTGATTATTCGTAAATGA
- a CDS encoding glycosyltransferase: MNQAPLVSILCATYNQKDFIAQTIEGFLMQKVSFPIEIIIHDDASTDGTAEIVKEYAAKHPDIIKPILQTENQHSKRNPIWKNFIYPAAKGKYYADCEGDDYWTDPNKLQRQVDFLESHLDYSLSTENGTVLYTNTNVARPFSDEPEHDVSLEDLLIRRRFPTASAVYRSEFLPEFLQSKQPGFDTAMWAYLSTKGKIHFNPVISSVYRRGCGITESNKIKWAYTSERFNKGLSQFYKLSKKVRDARNKILFTDFRNAFRAAKKAHDKKEAIHFLYKMIRLSPSLAAKTTIKIALEKAKTSWNNFRYNYLPISYGIAKQRFETPIIVSLTSYPARFPTLPICLKSILNQTLKPTKVILWLDKDVSLENIPQEILKLQKKGLEIRCGGEPLKPHKKYIHAMKEYRDACIVTVDDDVIYTRDMLASLYASYKKHPNCISARRVHKILYDMNKHAVDYNSWDYDCKKDPGPSQQLFATGVGGVLYPPHIFDMDSEFFNPKNIMDNAWSVDDVWLKFIENSLNIPVAWVPNKQTHPFYITNKELAKTSLYIANVHNNRNDVAIEKCEQFFGKGL; the protein is encoded by the coding sequence ATGAATCAGGCTCCTCTTGTATCCATTCTCTGCGCCACCTACAACCAGAAAGACTTCATTGCGCAAACAATTGAAGGCTTTTTGATGCAGAAGGTGAGTTTTCCCATCGAAATCATTATTCACGACGACGCTTCAACCGATGGAACAGCCGAAATTGTAAAAGAGTACGCCGCAAAGCATCCTGATATAATCAAGCCAATCCTTCAAACTGAAAACCAGCATTCTAAGCGCAACCCCATCTGGAAGAATTTCATTTATCCTGCCGCCAAAGGGAAGTACTATGCCGATTGCGAAGGAGATGATTACTGGACCGATCCTAACAAGTTGCAGCGACAAGTTGACTTTCTTGAAAGCCATTTAGATTATTCGCTTTCTACCGAAAACGGGACCGTATTATACACCAACACAAATGTAGCCCGTCCTTTTTCGGATGAACCGGAACACGATGTATCTTTGGAAGATCTTCTCATTCGAAGAAGATTTCCTACGGCGTCCGCTGTTTACCGCAGCGAATTTCTTCCCGAGTTTCTGCAATCAAAACAGCCCGGTTTCGATACCGCAATGTGGGCCTACCTCTCCACCAAGGGCAAAATTCACTTTAATCCAGTGATTTCATCTGTATATCGCCGTGGCTGTGGAATTACGGAAAGCAATAAAATCAAATGGGCCTACACAAGCGAGCGCTTCAACAAAGGTCTCAGCCAATTTTACAAGCTGAGCAAGAAAGTTCGCGACGCACGCAACAAAATTTTATTTACCGATTTTCGCAACGCTTTCAGGGCAGCCAAAAAGGCACATGACAAGAAAGAAGCAATCCATTTTCTATACAAAATGATTCGCCTTAGCCCAAGCCTTGCGGCAAAAACTACCATCAAAATCGCCCTTGAAAAAGCAAAAACGAGTTGGAACAATTTCAGGTACAATTACCTACCCATCTCTTATGGCATTGCAAAACAAAGATTCGAGACTCCGATAATTGTCTCGTTAACAAGTTATCCAGCGCGATTCCCGACGCTTCCTATATGCCTGAAGAGCATTCTCAATCAGACTTTGAAGCCCACCAAGGTCATCCTTTGGCTAGACAAAGACGTTTCCTTGGAAAACATTCCCCAAGAAATTCTCAAATTGCAAAAGAAGGGCCTAGAAATCCGTTGCGGAGGTGAACCCCTAAAGCCTCACAAGAAATACATTCACGCCATGAAGGAATACCGAGACGCATGCATCGTGACCGTAGACGACGATGTCATCTACACACGGGATATGTTAGCCTCTCTGTACGCAAGCTACAAAAAGCATCCCAACTGTATTTCGGCAAGACGCGTCCATAAAATCCTGTATGACATGAACAAGCACGCTGTCGACTATAATTCCTGGGATTACGATTGCAAAAAAGACCCAGGGCCTTCCCAGCAGCTCTTCGCTACAGGAGTCGGAGGCGTTCTCTACCCCCCCCATATTTTCGATATGGATTCAGAATTTTTCAACCCGAAGAATATAATGGACAACGCATGGTCCGTCGATGACGTTTGGCTAAAATTTATAGAAAACAGCCTCAACATCCCTGTCGCTTGGGTTCCCAATAAACAAACGCACCCCTTCTACATCACAAATAAGGAACTCGCAAAAACATCCTTATACATAGCCAATGTGCACAACAACCGTAACGATGTCGCCATCGAAAAGTGCGAACAATTTTTCGGCAAAGGCCTATAA
- a CDS encoding ATP-grasp domain-containing protein, whose protein sequence is MNKRIIFFDANLSVVPAIKYAKSRGLHVITCDNKPQNPGHKESDEALMISTYDTDLIDAYIEKNPVDGVVFFASSHGYFAGCHVIEKFHLPGISETTKETLSYKNNFRQFLQRNGFTSFPKFILFNGTSIPESIDSLTFPVIVKPTDRGGNKGITKVFQESELQSAVDKAHEESNSGNVVIEEFVDGNIQINGDCIIEDGILKIAFLGRYLYPAVNEILPCATIFGKGIIPEDLYNKVKDEIQKLVSALKIQSGAINVEFRVSSSGKIYFIEVNSRHSGNFIYSLMNRAYKISTEELAVKMALNEPLDIDKAEANGYFAYCLLYSEKDGILEDIKIDDYIKKYIVKELYFKQKGDAINKFKFLTDRVGLCLLEFPSYDELISVTHNFKNYFHITLQDHDI, encoded by the coding sequence ATGAATAAACGGATTATCTTTTTTGATGCAAATCTGTCTGTTGTACCAGCCATTAAGTACGCCAAATCTCGTGGCTTGCATGTTATCACATGCGACAACAAGCCCCAAAATCCCGGCCACAAGGAATCGGACGAAGCGCTCATGATCAGTACCTACGACACTGATCTTATTGATGCCTACATCGAAAAGAATCCCGTTGATGGCGTAGTCTTTTTCGCTTCTTCACACGGATACTTCGCAGGATGCCACGTTATAGAAAAGTTTCATCTGCCGGGTATTTCCGAAACCACGAAAGAAACACTGTCTTACAAAAACAATTTTAGACAGTTCCTTCAACGCAATGGTTTCACCTCTTTTCCAAAATTCATCCTCTTTAACGGAACGTCCATTCCGGAATCGATTGATAGTCTGACATTCCCTGTAATCGTGAAACCAACGGACCGCGGCGGAAACAAGGGAATAACGAAAGTTTTCCAAGAAAGCGAACTTCAAAGCGCTGTCGACAAGGCTCACGAGGAGTCTAATAGCGGAAATGTTGTTATCGAAGAATTCGTGGATGGAAACATTCAAATAAACGGTGATTGCATCATCGAAGACGGAATTCTAAAGATTGCTTTCCTTGGACGATATTTATATCCAGCAGTCAACGAAATTCTGCCTTGCGCAACGATTTTTGGGAAAGGAATCATTCCAGAAGATCTTTACAACAAGGTCAAGGATGAAATCCAAAAACTTGTATCGGCTCTTAAAATTCAATCTGGAGCCATCAATGTTGAATTTAGGGTATCCTCTTCAGGAAAAATTTATTTTATAGAAGTCAACTCAAGGCATAGTGGGAATTTCATCTACAGCCTCATGAACAGGGCCTATAAAATAAGTACCGAAGAACTTGCTGTAAAAATGGCTCTTAACGAGCCTCTTGACATAGATAAAGCAGAAGCCAATGGTTATTTTGCCTACTGTTTGCTATATTCAGAAAAAGACGGAATCCTTGAAGACATTAAAATCGACGATTACATCAAAAAATATATCGTCAAGGAGCTTTATTTCAAACAGAAAGGCGACGCTATCAACAAGTTTAAATTTTTGACAGACCGAGTCGGCTTATGTCTTCTGGAGTTCCCAAGCTACGACGAACTCATTTCGGTTACACATAATTTCAAGAACTATTTCCATATAACGTTACAAGATCATGATATCTAG
- a CDS encoding ATP-grasp domain-containing protein, with protein sequence MKKLMLLGGLRYLLPVIEEAHKLGVYVITADYLPNNIAHKYSDEYCNVSIIEKDAVLKAAQELQIDGILSHAVDPGVVSAAYVAEKMGLPFQCSYEAARILQDKSLFRKFLTEHGFNCPKAKGYNNIEDALKDTAYFNWPVIVKPVDSAGSKGVTKVENKENLRNAIETALSSSLSKHFIIEDFLDKVGAQSSADIFTVDGKLVYPAYSDQLFDKNAANPYTPAIEIWPASMEQKFQDDLTAQLQRLFTLLGVKSGIYNVESRVCSDGKAYIMEVSPRGGGNRIAELQDMATGQDLIVNEIKKALGMPLDNITVPEYDGVWCNYILHSSKEGTFVSIDINPEFKRKYVRDVGLIVSPSDHIVPFTGANTSLGTLFLRFDTREEMTNALSHDRDWLKINVE encoded by the coding sequence ATGAAAAAGTTGATGCTCCTTGGCGGACTCCGCTACTTGCTCCCCGTAATCGAAGAGGCTCATAAGCTAGGAGTCTATGTGATTACGGCGGATTACCTCCCCAACAACATTGCACACAAGTATTCCGATGAATACTGCAACGTGAGTATCATTGAAAAGGACGCCGTCTTGAAGGCCGCACAAGAACTGCAAATTGACGGAATACTTTCACATGCCGTAGACCCGGGAGTCGTTTCCGCAGCCTATGTCGCCGAGAAAATGGGACTGCCGTTCCAGTGCAGCTACGAGGCCGCCCGCATTCTGCAGGACAAGTCGCTGTTCCGCAAGTTTCTTACCGAGCATGGATTCAACTGTCCCAAGGCAAAGGGCTACAACAACATCGAAGACGCCCTAAAAGATACCGCCTACTTCAACTGGCCCGTGATTGTAAAGCCTGTCGATTCAGCAGGCAGTAAGGGCGTCACGAAAGTTGAGAACAAGGAAAATTTACGTAACGCCATTGAGACCGCTCTCTCGTCGTCGCTTTCAAAACATTTCATAATCGAGGACTTTCTCGACAAAGTCGGTGCTCAGTCCAGCGCAGATATCTTTACGGTAGACGGCAAGCTCGTCTACCCGGCGTATTCCGACCAGCTATTCGACAAGAACGCAGCAAACCCATACACGCCCGCAATCGAAATTTGGCCCGCCTCCATGGAGCAGAAGTTCCAAGACGACCTGACAGCGCAACTGCAGCGCCTGTTCACGCTTCTCGGCGTGAAATCCGGTATCTACAATGTGGAAAGTCGTGTGTGTTCCGATGGCAAGGCCTACATTATGGAAGTGAGTCCCCGCGGTGGCGGAAACCGTATCGCCGAACTGCAGGACATGGCGACCGGTCAGGACCTCATTGTCAACGAAATCAAGAAAGCGCTCGGAATGCCACTAGACAACATAACAGTCCCAGAATACGATGGAGTTTGGTGCAACTACATTCTGCACTCATCCAAAGAAGGGACTTTCGTTTCTATCGACATCAACCCAGAATTCAAACGCAAGTATGTCCGCGACGTGGGCCTTATTGTAAGTCCTAGCGACCATATCGTCCCCTTTACCGGTGCAAATACTTCCTTGGGAACGCTATTTCTCAGGTTCGACACCAGAGAAGAAATGACTAATGCTCTGAGCCATGACCGTGATTGGTTAAAAATAAACGTGGAATAG
- a CDS encoding acyltransferase family protein — protein sequence MPQIETQPKKVRDSNLELFRIVTMLIIVAHHYVVNSGYLELIKEFGATSSNSLFLLLFGWGGKTGINCFVLITGYFMVKSQITLNKFLKLFLEIEFYSIIIAIIFFITKYNNYSIQFLIKDILPISSITNSFTSCYLLFFLFIPYLNILLNKTSERQHRYLIALCVLMFTILPLIHIKISFNYVQWFIILYIIAAYLRLHPIKKFQSNKFCGLALLISFVCSWATVIWGAWRYDISGKVTWYKYVADSNAIFALTTAIFAFLFFKNLKIKHSKIINTISASAFGVLLIHAASDTMRQWLWTDTLQNTLFFNSDYLAIHAIVSVLGIYIICTLIDFMRIHLLEVPFFHWFDSKKNKMHVKERR from the coding sequence ATGCCCCAAATAGAAACTCAACCAAAGAAAGTCCGAGACTCTAATCTAGAGTTGTTCCGCATAGTGACGATGCTTATCATTGTCGCACACCATTATGTTGTCAACTCCGGATACCTCGAGCTTATAAAAGAATTTGGAGCAACATCATCAAATTCACTTTTTTTACTGCTATTTGGTTGGGGTGGCAAAACCGGTATCAATTGTTTCGTCTTGATAACCGGTTATTTTATGGTCAAGTCACAAATAACCCTAAATAAATTTTTAAAGCTTTTCCTAGAAATTGAGTTTTATAGCATCATTATCGCAATCATTTTCTTCATAACGAAATACAACAACTATTCAATCCAATTTCTTATTAAAGATATTTTGCCCATCTCTAGTATCACAAACAGCTTTACAAGTTGCTATTTGCTATTCTTTCTATTTATTCCGTATCTAAACATCCTATTAAACAAAACTAGCGAGCGACAACATCGCTATTTAATTGCATTATGCGTCCTCATGTTCACAATTTTGCCTCTAATTCACATAAAGATATCATTCAACTACGTGCAGTGGTTTATTATCTTGTACATCATTGCAGCATACCTAAGACTTCACCCTATAAAAAAATTCCAAAGCAACAAATTTTGCGGGTTGGCTTTATTGATTTCTTTTGTTTGCTCTTGGGCAACCGTTATATGGGGAGCATGGAGATATGACATTTCCGGTAAAGTCACTTGGTACAAATATGTAGCGGATTCCAACGCCATTTTCGCCCTAACAACAGCAATTTTTGCATTTCTTTTCTTTAAAAATTTGAAAATCAAGCATTCAAAGATTATAAACACCATCAGCGCATCTGCATTTGGAGTCCTACTCATTCATGCAGCTAGCGATACAATGCGGCAATGGTTGTGGACAGACACCTTGCAAAACACATTATTCTTTAACTCCGATTATCTCGCAATACACGCAATAGTGTCTGTATTAGGAATCTATATTATATGTACCCTTATTGATTTTATGCGAATACACCTTTTAGAAGTACCTTTCTTTCATTGGTTTGATTCTAAAAAAAATAAAATGCATGTAAAAGAGAGACGCTAA
- a CDS encoding DegT/DnrJ/EryC1/StrS aminotransferase family protein, protein MSENKTITVTSPLLPKLEDFIPMLQDIWDRKWLTNNGHYHEELEKALADYLGVKYISLFTNGTLPLITALQAMRITGEVITTPYSFVATTHSIWWNGLKPVFVDVDEETGNIDPEKIEAAITPHTTAIMPVHVYGTPCNMKRIQEIADIYGLKIIYDAAHAFGVKKDGESVLKAGDMSTLSFHATKVYNTVEGGALICHDEATKKRIDFLKNFGFAGETTVVAPGINSKMDEIRAAYGLLNLKQVDDAIAKRKAIAEKYRAALKDIPGIRFLKDIEGVRHNYAYFPIFISEEYGISRDALYAKLREHNIYGRRYFYPLISTFSAYKGLESADPKNLPVAHKLADQVLCLPMFAGLDNEGTDRIIDIIRK, encoded by the coding sequence ATGAGCGAGAATAAAACAATTACAGTCACTTCCCCCCTTCTTCCAAAACTGGAAGACTTTATCCCCATGCTTCAGGATATTTGGGATAGAAAATGGTTGACCAACAATGGTCACTACCATGAGGAACTTGAAAAAGCACTTGCTGACTATCTCGGTGTTAAATATATCAGTTTATTCACCAACGGGACTCTCCCCCTCATTACCGCTTTGCAGGCAATGAGAATTACCGGAGAAGTCATTACGACTCCCTATAGCTTTGTAGCGACAACGCACTCTATTTGGTGGAACGGTCTAAAGCCCGTCTTCGTGGATGTAGACGAAGAAACCGGCAACATCGACCCCGAGAAGATCGAGGCCGCCATCACGCCGCACACCACGGCGATCATGCCCGTACATGTCTATGGCACCCCCTGTAACATGAAACGTATTCAGGAAATCGCAGACATCTACGGTTTGAAAATTATCTACGATGCAGCCCACGCTTTCGGCGTCAAGAAGGATGGCGAATCAGTTTTGAAAGCCGGCGACATGAGTACGCTCAGTTTCCACGCCACCAAGGTCTACAACACCGTTGAAGGTGGAGCCCTCATCTGTCATGACGAAGCAACCAAGAAGCGCATCGATTTCCTTAAGAACTTCGGTTTCGCCGGCGAAACGACCGTCGTTGCCCCGGGTATCAACAGCAAGATGGACGAAATCCGCGCCGCATACGGGCTCCTGAACCTAAAGCAGGTCGATGACGCCATCGCAAAACGCAAGGCTATAGCCGAAAAGTACCGCGCAGCCCTCAAGGACATTCCTGGAATCCGTTTCCTCAAGGACATCGAAGGCGTGCGTCACAACTACGCCTACTTCCCGATTTTCATCAGCGAAGAATACGGCATCAGCCGCGACGCCCTTTACGCCAAACTGCGGGAGCACAACATTTACGGTCGCCGCTACTTCTACCCCCTCATCAGCACGTTCAGCGCCTACAAGGGACTGGAATCTGCCGACCCGAAGAACTTGCCTGTAGCACACAAACTTGCCGACCAGGTGCTTTGTTTGCCGATGTTCGCAGGTCTCGATAACGAAGGCACCGACAGGATTATAGACATTATTCGAAAATAG